A genomic stretch from Canis lupus familiaris isolate Mischka breed German Shepherd chromosome 15, alternate assembly UU_Cfam_GSD_1.0, whole genome shotgun sequence includes:
- the PRPF38A gene encoding pre-mRNA-splicing factor 38A: MANRTVKDAHSIHGTNPQYLVEKIIRTRIYESKYWKEECFGLTAELVVDKAMELRFVGGVYGGNIKPTPFLCLTLKMLQIQPEKDIIVEFIKNEDFKYVRMLGALYMRLTGTAIDCYKYLEPLYNDYRKIKSQNRNGEFELMHVDEFIDELLHSERVCDIILPRLQKRYVLEEAEQLEPRVSALEEDMDDVESSEEEEEEDEKLERVPSPDHRRRSYRDLDKPRRSPTLRYRRSRSRSPRRRSRSPKRRSPSPRRERHRSKSPRRHRSRSRDRRHRSRSKSPGHHRSHRHRSHSKSPERSKKSHKKSRRGNE, from the exons ATGGCGAACCGTACGGTGAAGGATGCGCACAGCATCCACGGCACCAATCCTCAGTATCTGGTGGAGAAGATCATTCGGACGCGAATCTACGAGTCCAAGTACTGGAAAGAGGAGTGCTTCGGGCTGACGG ctgaactTGTAGTGGATAAAGCCATGGAGTTGAGGTTTGTGGGCGGTGTCTATGGTGGCAACATAAAGCCAACTCCTTTTCTGTGTTTGACCTTGAAGATGCTTCAAATCCAACCTGAGAAGGATATCATTGTGGAgtttataaaaaatgaagatttcaa GTATGTCCGCATGTTGGGAGCACTTTACATGAGGCTGACAGGCACTGCAATTGATTGCTACAAGTACTTAGAACCTCTGTACAATGACTATCgaaaaatcaagagccagaacCGAAATGGGG AGTTTGAACTGATGCACGTAGATGAGTTTATTGATGAACTGCTGCACAGTGAGAGAGTCTGTGATATCATTCTACCCCGGCTACAG AAACGCTATGTGCTAGAGGAAGCTGAGCAACTGGAGCCTCGGGTTAGTGCTCTAGAAGAGGACATGGATGACGTGGAGTCCagtgaagaggaggaagaggaggatgagaaG TTGGAGAGAGTGCCATCACCTGATCATCGCCGGAGAAGCTACCGAGACTTGGACAAGCCCCGTCGTTCTCCTACACTGCGCTATAGAAGGAGTAGGAGCCGGTCTCCCAGAAG gCGGAGTCGGTCTCCTAAAAGGAGGAG CCCCTCCCCTCGCCGAGAAAGGCATCGGAGCAAAAGCCCAAGACGTCACCGCAGCAGATCTCGAGATAGACGGCACAGATCCCGCTCCAAGTCCCCAG GTCATCATCGTAGTCACAGACACAGGAGTCACTCAAAGTCTCCTGAAAG ATCTAAGAAAAGCCACAAGAAGAGCCGGAGAGGGAATGAATAA